The Halichoerus grypus chromosome 14, mHalGry1.hap1.1, whole genome shotgun sequence genome contains a region encoding:
- the IFNB1 gene encoding interferon beta, with protein MTSRCILQTALLVYFSTTVLAVNYDLLQSQLSSSSVECQELLLQLNGTSKDCLKDRMNFKIPEEIEKSQQFQKEDIILITLEMFRKTSDIFRRNLSSTGWNETIVEDLLATLHRQKEHLEEIMEEGNFTWDHRTLLHLKRYYLRIVQYLKAKEYSICAWIIVQAEILRSFFFLDKLTDYLLN; from the coding sequence ATGACCAGCAGGTGCATCCTCCAAACTGCACTCCTGGTGTATTTCTCCACCACGGTTCTTGCCGTGAACTACGACTTGCTTCAATCCCAACTAAGCAGCAGCAGTGTGGAGTGCCAGGAGCTTCTTCTGCAGTTGAATGGAACTTCTAAAGATTGCCTCAAGGACAGAATGAACTTCAAGATCCCTGAGGAGATTGAGAAATCCCAACAGTTCCAGAAGGAGGACATCATATTGATCACCCTTGAGATGTTCCGGAAGACCTCTGATATTTTCAGGAGAAATCTCTCGAGCACAGGATGGAATGAGACCATTGTTGAGGACCTCCTTGCGACACTCCACAGGCAGAAGGAACATCTGGAGGAAATCATGGAGGAGGGAAACTTCACCTGGGACCACAGGACCCTTCTGCACCTGAAGAGATACTATCTAAGGATTGTGCAGTACCTGAAGGCCAAGGAGTACAGCATCTGTGCCTGGATAATAGTGCAAGCAGAAATCCTCAGGAGCTTTTTCTTCCTTGATAAACTTACGGATTATCTCCTAAACTGA